The Vibrio astriarenae genome contains a region encoding:
- the gpsA gene encoding NAD(P)H-dependent glycerol-3-phosphate dehydrogenase encodes MTQASNAHPYGKPISMTVIGAGSYGTSLAISLARNGDNVVIWGHEQEHMARLEADRANHEFLPGIDFPPSLIVESDLERALSASRDVLVVVPSHVFGIVLDSMKPHLRDDARICWATKGLEPETGRLLKEVAHDKLGDKYSLAVLSGPTFAKELAMGMPTAISVASPDAEFVEDLQEKIHCSKTFRVYANSDFIGMQLGGAVKNVIAIGAGMSDGIGFGANARTALITRGLAEMSRLGASLGAQPETFMGMAGLGDLVLTCTDNQSRNRRFGLALGQGKDVDVAQHEIGQVVEGYRNTKEVWLLANRMGVEMPIVDQIYQVLYQGKDARQAAQDLLARDKKAEA; translated from the coding sequence ATGACTCAAGCTTCTAACGCGCACCCTTACGGCAAACCGATCAGTATGACGGTGATTGGCGCAGGCTCTTATGGTACTTCTCTGGCGATTTCTTTGGCGCGTAATGGCGACAATGTCGTGATCTGGGGACATGAACAAGAGCACATGGCCCGCCTTGAAGCCGATCGCGCTAACCATGAGTTTTTGCCAGGAATCGATTTTCCACCAAGCCTGATTGTGGAGTCTGACCTTGAGCGAGCACTGAGTGCAAGTCGCGATGTGCTGGTGGTGGTTCCAAGTCATGTCTTCGGTATTGTGCTCGATAGTATGAAGCCTCATTTGCGTGATGATGCGCGTATCTGCTGGGCAACAAAAGGGCTGGAGCCTGAAACGGGTCGCCTTCTAAAAGAGGTCGCTCACGATAAGTTAGGTGATAAATACTCTCTGGCGGTGCTGTCAGGCCCAACCTTCGCTAAAGAGTTAGCGATGGGGATGCCAACCGCGATTTCAGTGGCCTCACCAGATGCTGAGTTTGTCGAAGATCTACAAGAGAAGATTCACTGCAGTAAGACATTCCGTGTTTACGCCAACTCCGACTTTATCGGCATGCAACTCGGAGGCGCGGTTAAGAACGTCATCGCGATCGGTGCAGGCATGTCTGACGGCATCGGCTTTGGTGCAAATGCGCGTACTGCTCTGATCACGCGTGGTTTGGCAGAAATGAGCCGCCTTGGGGCGTCACTAGGTGCCCAACCTGAAACCTTCATGGGTATGGCGGGCTTAGGGGATTTGGTGCTCACGTGCACTGATAACCAATCTCGCAACCGCCGCTTCGGTTTGGCGCTTGGTCAGGGCAAAGATGTGGATGTTGCCCAGCACGAGATTGGCCAGGTGGTAGAAGGTTATCGCAACACCAAGGAAGTATGGCTGTTAGCGAATCGTATGGGTGTTGAGATGCCTATCGTAGATCAGATTTATCAAGTGCTCTATCAAGGAAAAGATGCACGTCAAGCGGCGCAAGACTTGTTGGCTCGAGACAAGAAAGCCGAAGCGTAA
- the cysE gene encoding serine O-acetyltransferase gives MKCCEKQKVWQCIVKEARELAEQEPMLASFYHATIIKHESLAAALSYILANKLKTASMPAMAVREVVEEALAADPTISESAACDICATVNRDPAVAMYSMPLLYLKGYHALQGYRVANWLWKQGRVALATYLQNQISVACQVDIHPAAKIGKGIMLDHATGIVIGETAVVENDVSILQDVTLGGTGKECGDRHPKIREGVMIGAGAKILGNIEVGEGAKIGSCSVVLQAVPAHTTVAGVPAKIVGRPKTDKPSLDMDQQFNGKSQHFVGGDGI, from the coding sequence ATGAAATGCTGTGAAAAACAGAAAGTGTGGCAATGCATCGTCAAGGAAGCACGAGAGTTAGCAGAGCAAGAGCCGATGCTAGCCAGCTTTTACCACGCAACCATCATCAAGCACGAAAGCTTAGCGGCAGCGCTGAGCTACATTCTTGCAAACAAGCTAAAAACTGCCTCAATGCCTGCAATGGCTGTGCGAGAAGTCGTCGAAGAGGCACTCGCCGCAGACCCGACGATCAGTGAATCAGCAGCTTGCGATATCTGTGCAACAGTCAACCGAGATCCTGCGGTTGCGATGTATTCTATGCCTCTTCTTTATCTAAAGGGTTATCACGCGCTGCAAGGCTATCGTGTCGCTAACTGGTTATGGAAGCAGGGGCGAGTGGCGCTGGCGACGTATCTACAAAACCAAATATCGGTGGCTTGTCAGGTGGATATTCATCCGGCGGCGAAGATTGGCAAAGGCATCATGCTCGATCATGCAACGGGGATCGTGATTGGTGAAACGGCAGTGGTCGAAAACGACGTGTCAATTTTGCAAGATGTGACGCTAGGCGGTACGGGTAAAGAGTGCGGTGATCGTCACCCGAAGATTCGTGAAGGTGTTATGATTGGTGCAGGAGCTAAGATTCTGGGCAACATTGAAGTCGGTGAGGGCGCTAAAATTGGCTCTTGCTCAGTCGTGCTTCAAGCAGTGCCAGCACATACTACAGTGGCTGGTGTCCCTGCGAAGATCGTTGGTCGACCAAAAACCGACAAACCCTCTTTAGATATGGATCAGCAGTTCAATGGCAAATCACAGCACTTTGTCGGTGGTGATGGTATTTAG
- a CDS encoding PadR family transcriptional regulator, which yields MSLPHVILTVLSTRDATGYDITKEFSSSIGYFWKASHQQVYRELNKMAQSGQVSCVLEPQEGKPDRKVYSITDAGRAALGVWFEQPTAETTVRDEFCAKLMVCAVEEITPFKAQLNILIEEAHKFVAHYQEIEHAYYGDPKVLDKQRRLERLTLRRNTMLRQAWIEWAEEVKAELDQM from the coding sequence ATGTCACTACCTCATGTAATACTTACAGTGTTGAGTACGCGCGATGCGACGGGCTACGACATTACAAAAGAGTTTTCATCAAGCATTGGATATTTTTGGAAAGCGAGTCATCAACAGGTGTATCGTGAACTGAATAAGATGGCACAGAGCGGCCAAGTATCTTGTGTATTGGAACCCCAGGAAGGCAAACCAGACCGCAAGGTTTACTCTATTACTGATGCCGGTAGAGCAGCCCTGGGTGTATGGTTTGAACAACCAACCGCTGAAACGACTGTGCGCGATGAGTTTTGCGCTAAATTGATGGTGTGCGCTGTTGAAGAGATTACACCATTCAAAGCACAGTTGAACATTCTAATTGAAGAAGCACACAAATTTGTTGCGCATTACCAAGAGATCGAACACGCCTACTACGGCGACCCAAAAGTGTTGGACAAGCAGCGCCGACTAGAGCGCCTGACTCTTCGCCGCAATACTATGCTTCGTCAAGCATGGATTGAATGGGCAGAAGAAGTGAAAGCCGAGCTAGACCAAATGTAA